A window of the Cannabis sativa cultivar Pink pepper isolate KNU-18-1 chromosome X, ASM2916894v1, whole genome shotgun sequence genome harbors these coding sequences:
- the LOC115706361 gene encoding mechanosensitive ion channel protein 10 isoform X1, with the protein MEVKEKASSLEPDNNGTESFVVDIRSVEAKEAKGSPSKVLESPKKAAFMDSPEISRFSPSPNKPPRSPAPQHENLTRRKTLNRSVFSRPKSRFGETSAPIDTAMVEEHASTLGSPYRNSFNMASPNNISVARTISMAQKSNASPGRDDFEEIYKKVKLNKEKKKKLKMKVIVEWVLFVILVSCLVSSLSVKKLEKTIIWGLELWRWFVLIMVIFCGLLMTNWFMHIIVFFIERNFLLRKKVLYFVHGLKKSVQVFIWLGIILLTWVLVFNHGVPRSKTATKILEYITWTLVTFLIGAFLWLLKTLLLKILASSFHVNTFFDRIQESIFHQYVLQTLSGPPLIEEAERVGRSPSMGQLSFTSTKKGKKKEKTQVIDIAQLHKMKQEKVSAWTMKVLIDAVSSSGLSTISNQLDEMEIVAKEQNKEITSEMEATAAAYHIFRNVAQPGCKYIDEDDLMRFMIKEEVDLVLPLIGTENGRVDRKALTDWVVKVYNGRKALGHALSDTKTAVSQLNKLVTAILVVVTIVIWLLLMEIATTKVLVFLSSQLVVAAFVFGNTCKTIFEAIVFVFIMHPFDVGDRCVVDGVALLVEEMNILTTVFLKLNNEKVYYPNSVLSTKPISNYYRSSDMGDAVEFSIDFNTTVEKIAQLKEKFKKYIEKTPLHWHPTHSVVVIEIENVNKLKMALYVNHTITFQEFGEKNRRRTELVMEVKRVLEELNIKYYLLPQTIHVNPIELDSSLVQK; encoded by the exons aTGGAAGTGAAGGAAAAAGCTTCATCTTTGGAACCAGACAACAATGGTACTGAATCATTTGTGGTTGATATTCGAAGTGTTGAAGCTAAAGAGGCAAAAGGGTCTCCTTCAAAAGTGTTAGAATCACCAAAGAAAGCTGCTTTTATGGATTCACCAGAGATTTCAAGGTTTAGTCCAAGCCCCAATAAGCCTCCAAGATCACCAGCTCCACAACATGAGAATCTTACTCGGAGGAAAACCCTTAACAGGTCAGTCTTTTCTAGACCCAAATCTAGATTTGGAGAGACCTCTGCACCTATTGATACAGCTATGGTTGAAGAACATGCTTCAACACTTGGATCTCCATATAGAAACTCATTCAATATGGCTTCTCCTAATAACATATCAGTGGCTAGAACCATTTCAATGGCTCAGAAATCTAATGCTTCACCTGGTCGTGATGATTTTGAGGAGATTTATAAAAAGGTTAAGTTGaataaagagaagaagaagaagttgaaAATGAAGGTTATTGTTGAGTGGGTTTTGTTTGTGATCTTAGTTAGTTGTTTGGTTTCTAGTTTGAGTGTTAAGAAATTAGAGAAGACTATCATTTGGGGTTTGGAGTTATGGAGATGGTTTGTTTTAATTATGGTGATCTTTTGTGGTTTGTTAATGACTAATTGGTTTATGCATATAATAGTTTTCTTTATTGAGAGAAACTTTTTGCTTAGAAAGAAAGTTCTTTACTTTGTTCATGGGTTAAAGAAGAGTGTTCAAGTCTTTATTTGGTTAGGTATTATTCTTCTTACTTGGGTACTTGTCTTTAATCATGGTGTTCCAAGGTCTAAAACAGCTACCAAAATTCTAGAGTACATAACTTGGACTCTTGTAACTTTTCTCATTGGGGCATTTTTATGGTTGTTAAAGACTTTGTTGTTGAAAATCTTGGCTTCAAGTTTTCATGTCAACACATTCTTTGATAGAATTCAAGAATCAATTTTTCATCAGTATGTGTTGCAAACCCTTTCTGGGCCTCCACTCATTGAGGAGGCTGAGAGGGTTGGGAGATCACCAAGCATGGGGCAATTGAGTTTTACAAGTACTAAAAAgggaaagaagaaagagaagactCAAGTTATTGATATAGCTCAGCTTCATAAGATGAAACAAGAAAAGGTTTCAGCTTGGACTATGAAGGTTTTGATTGATGCTGTTTCGAGTTCTGGGCTTTCGACGATTTCTAATCAGTTGGATGAGATGGAAATTGTTGCTAAAGAACAGAATAAGGAGATTACTAGTGAGATGGAGGCTACTGCTGCTGCTTATCATATTTTCAGAAATGTTGCTCAGCCTGGCTGCAA GTATATTGATGAGGATGATCTCATGAGATTCATGATTAAGGAAGAAGTGGACCTTGTTCTTCCTCTGATTGGGACAGAGAATGGTCGAGTTGATCGAAAAGCTCTCACTGATTGGGTG GTGAAGGTCTACAATGGGAGAAAAGCATTAGGACATGCTCTAAGTGACACTAAAACAGCAGTTAGTCAACTGAACAAACTCGTGACAGCTATTCTCGTTGTAGTGACGATTGTAATATGGCTTCTACTGATGGAAATCGCTACCACGAAAGTACTAGTCTTTCTCTCATCACAGCTTGTAGTGGCAGCTTTTGTGTTTGGTAACACCTGCAAGACCATATTTGAAGCCATTGTGTTTGTCTTCATAATGCATCCTTTTGATGTCGGGGATCGCTGTGTCGTTGATGGCGTTGCG TTGCTAGTTGAGGAGATGAACATCTTAACAACTGTGTTCTTGAAACTGAACAATGAAAAGGTTTACTATCCAAACTCGGTCTTGTCCACAAAACCCATCAGCAACTACTACAGAAGTTCAGATATGGGTGATGCAGTCGAGTTTTCGATCGATTTCAATACAACAGTCGAAAAGATAGCACAGCTCAAAGAAAAATTCAAGAA gTACATAGAAAAGACACCATTACATTGGCATCCTACTCATAGTGTGGTGGTGATTGAGATTGAGAATGTGAACAAGTTGAAAATGGCTCTTTATGTTAATCACACTATAACTTTTCAAGAATTCGGAGAGAAGAATCGAAGGCGAACCGAGCTGGTTATGGAGGTTAAAAGGGTTTTGGAAGAgctgaatataaaatattatcttcTACCTCAAACAATTCATGTCAACCCCATTGAATTGGACTCAAGTTTGGTTCAAAAATGA